A part of Candidatus Stoquefichus sp. SB1 genomic DNA contains:
- the cotE gene encoding outer spore coat protein CotE: MSNNIREIYTKAIVAKGKKLSKNTYNFTLTTLPNDILGCWISNHHYEAAIKNRVPKIIGTFDVHIWYSCHDEMDSQVEKHQVTYIDDMQVSKKENREFEPSDQVKARCFEKPKCLSASYSQQNVTIEIEKEMQIEISGETCIKVEVKNEEEVWDEFDDIEINPDFIK, from the coding sequence ATGAGCAATAACATAAGAGAGATTTATACGAAGGCAATCGTAGCGAAAGGCAAAAAATTATCCAAGAATACGTATAATTTTACTTTAACAACATTGCCAAATGACATATTAGGATGTTGGATTTCTAATCATCATTATGAAGCTGCAATTAAAAATAGAGTTCCTAAAATTATAGGGACTTTCGATGTTCACATATGGTACAGCTGTCATGATGAAATGGACTCACAAGTTGAAAAGCATCAAGTGACATATATTGATGATATGCAGGTGAGTAAAAAAGAAAACCGTGAATTTGAACCAAGTGATCAGGTCAAAGCACGTTGTTTTGAAAAGCCTAAATGTTTATCTGCGAGTTATAGTCAGCAAAATGTGACAATTGAAATTGAAAAAGAAATGCAGATTGAAATCAGTGGTGAAACTTGTATTAAGGTTGAGGTCAAGAATGAAGAAGAGGTTTGGGATGAATTTGATGATATTGAAATTAATCCGGATTTTATTAAATAA